The Arachidicoccus terrestris genome includes the window ATGCCCTGTAGTAGAACTGGACGAAACGGCATATAGAAAACCACTGCTCAAGCTATCTAATAGCTTAATTCTTTCTTCTGACGTTTCTGGTGTGATTAAGAAGATGAAGTCCAAACCATATTCTTTCACGATGGCTCCGTACTCCTGTTGATACTCCAGTGGAGGCAGATCGGGAAGGATCAGCCCATCAATGCCAACCTCTGCAGCGCTTTTACAGAAGCGCTCAAATCCATATTGCAGGACGGGGTTCATATAGCCCATCAACACAACCGGCACCTGGATGTCTTTTCTAAAGCCCTTTAGTTGATTGAAGAGTATCGAAATGGTCATTCCGTTTTTCAGGGCGACTCCCCCGCTCTGCTGAATGATTTCTCCATCAGCGAGCGGATCGCTATATGGCATACCCAATTCAATCAGGTCAGCTCCATTTTGCTGGAGCGATCTCATCACATCTATTGTACTGTTCAATTCCGGATAGCCCGCTGTACAATATACGTTGAGGACCTTGTAATTATCACTTTTGTTAAATGTCTGTGCTATGCGACTCATTTGTTCAAAATATTATTGATTGACAGAAGTCTTATTCAAAGTCTGCCATGTGTTTCATATAGGTGTCCATATCCTTGTCTCCCCTGCCGCTCAGGCAAACGACTACCCTGCTGCCTGCAGGAAATTCTACTTGTTCGAGACCGCTGAGCGCGTGCGAACTTTCCAGCGCCGGGATAATTCCTTCCAACCGTGTGAGGTTGAAGGCGGCTTTTAAGGACTGATCATCTGTGGCACTCAGGAACCGGCCTCTTCCGCTGGCAAACAGATGCGCATGTAAGGGGCCGATACCCGGATAATCCAGTCCTGCAGAGATACTATGTGGTTCTACGACCTGCCCATCAGCTGTTTGCATTACAATGCTTTTGCTGCCGTGTAAAACGCCCGGTGTGCCTAATGTTGTGGTTGCAGCCGAGTGGCCGGAATGGATACCTAACCCCGCCGCTTCTACCGCGATAAGCTCAACTGAAGGCTCGTTTAAAAAGTAGTAGAATGCCCCTGCGGCGTTAGAGCCGCCGCCTACACAGGCGATAACGTGCGTAGGCAACTCGCTGCCGGTTTTTTCCTTTAGTTGCCAGCGGATCTCTTCACTGATGATGCTCTGAAAGCGGGCGACCATATCCGGATAAGGGTGTGGACCAACAACACTGCCAATCACATAATGGGTATCAGTGGGGTTATTGATCCAGTCTCTGATTGCTTCATTAGTCGCGTCTTTTAACGTTTTGCTACCACTTTTAGCCGGGATCACTTTAGCACCCAGCATTTTCATGCGGGCTACGTTTGGAGCCTGTCTTTTTATATCGATCTCGCCCATGTATACGATGCATTCCAGCCCTTTCAGGGCACAGACCGTGGCCGTTGCGACGCCATGCTGTCCGGCGCCAGTTTCAGCGATAATGCGTTTTTTACCCAGTCGCTGCGCGAGTAATACCTGACCGATCGCGTTATTGATCTTATGCGCACCGGTATGGTTCAAATCCTCTCTTTTCAGGTAAATCTCGGTACCTATCTGGGCACTTAGCCTTTGAGCCAAATATAAGGGCGATGGTCTGCCGACATAGTCTTTCAGCAGATATTTATATTCTTTCTGGAAGTCGGCATCCTCCATGATAGAGATGTATTCCTTCTGTAATTGTGCTACATTCGGGTAAAGCATTTCAGGGATATAGGCGCCGCCGAACTGCCCGTAATATCCATTTTCATCAACTTGAATC containing:
- the trpA gene encoding tryptophan synthase subunit alpha — its product is MSRIAQTFNKSDNYKVLNVYCTAGYPELNSTIDVMRSLQQNGADLIELGMPYSDPLADGEIIQQSGGVALKNGMTISILFNQLKGFRKDIQVPVVLMGYMNPVLQYGFERFCKSAAEVGIDGLILPDLPPLEYQQEYGAIVKEYGLDFIFLITPETSEERIKLLDSLSSGFLYAVSSSSTTGHEKDFSLVEKYLSGLSGYGLKNPVLAGFGIRDKTSFDAAAKYTDGAIIGSAYIKALAGTKDALSIEKATKSFLQTIRQ
- the trpB gene encoding tryptophan synthase subunit beta, which gives rise to MKQQIQVDENGYYGQFGGAYIPEMLYPNVAQLQKEYISIMEDADFQKEYKYLLKDYVGRPSPLYLAQRLSAQIGTEIYLKREDLNHTGAHKINNAIGQVLLAQRLGKKRIIAETGAGQHGVATATVCALKGLECIVYMGEIDIKRQAPNVARMKMLGAKVIPAKSGSKTLKDATNEAIRDWINNPTDTHYVIGSVVGPHPYPDMVARFQSIISEEIRWQLKEKTGSELPTHVIACVGGGSNAAGAFYYFLNEPSVELIAVEAAGLGIHSGHSAATTTLGTPGVLHGSKSIVMQTADGQVVEPHSISAGLDYPGIGPLHAHLFASGRGRFLSATDDQSLKAAFNLTRLEGIIPALESSHALSGLEQVEFPAGSRVVVCLSGRGDKDMDTYMKHMADFE